The following coding sequences lie in one Myxococcus xanthus genomic window:
- a CDS encoding FG-GAP-like repeat-containing protein: MTTPEPPMDVQATPGIRSAQVSWQAPTSNGGGAIVKYTVTGSGGITATTTGATQVVVSGLSDGTSYTFQVRATNAAGDGPESGASVAVTTHDLPSAPRIIDVVSLNTALQVSWEPPTSDGRAMVHSYSVELLAGTVQRSVSAKGTSVELTGLRPDTEYQVVVRAVNAVGMGPPSAPRLSKTRCDNVGLTKLPQVSVEAELRGLVAGDFDKDGKLDLAGTRMAERTVATFLGQGDGSFRRHGEFAVGADPKSVLTGDFDGDTLLDLVVLNTRSQSVSVLPGLGNGDFGAGRGILTGAGPWAMTTADFDGDGNRDVFTVNTSLATGSSTLSWMKGNGMGSLTRLDFPLSFAALTVTTADFDGDGHLDVVMPASLVSEFYIYFGAGEGSFLAAFRYSAQNEPRHVAAADFNNDGRADLLVTSKGDSFNEPAVSVRLGRGDGTFEAAKDFDVLGEVGELAVADFDQDGWLDVAVTNTAKNRVSFLRGLGDGSLSARQDVLLDGAPLGLAAGNFSGGDKLELMVSQEGSASLTMLTTSCLP; encoded by the coding sequence GTGACGACTCCAGAGCCACCGATGGACGTCCAGGCCACGCCAGGCATCCGGTCCGCGCAGGTGAGCTGGCAGGCGCCCACCTCGAACGGCGGCGGCGCCATCGTGAAGTACACGGTGACGGGCTCCGGAGGCATCACCGCCACGACGACAGGCGCCACGCAGGTGGTGGTGTCCGGCCTCTCCGACGGCACGAGCTATACCTTCCAGGTTCGCGCCACCAACGCGGCCGGAGATGGGCCTGAGTCAGGCGCTTCGGTCGCCGTGACGACCCACGACCTGCCGAGCGCCCCGCGAATCATCGATGTCGTCTCCCTCAACACGGCGCTACAGGTGAGCTGGGAGCCTCCGACCTCGGACGGCAGGGCGATGGTTCACTCCTATTCCGTCGAGCTCCTCGCGGGGACCGTCCAGCGCTCCGTGTCGGCGAAGGGCACGAGCGTGGAGCTCACGGGGCTGAGGCCGGATACGGAGTACCAGGTTGTGGTCCGGGCGGTGAATGCAGTGGGAATGGGGCCGCCCTCGGCGCCGCGACTGTCGAAGACACGCTGTGACAATGTCGGACTGACGAAGCTCCCCCAGGTCTCCGTGGAGGCCGAACTCCGGGGATTGGTGGCGGGGGACTTCGACAAGGACGGGAAGCTGGACCTCGCCGGGACGCGGATGGCCGAGAGGACCGTCGCCACCTTTCTCGGGCAGGGGGATGGGAGCTTCCGCAGGCATGGGGAGTTCGCGGTGGGCGCGGACCCGAAGAGCGTCCTCACGGGGGACTTCGACGGCGACACGCTGCTGGACCTGGTGGTGCTCAACACCCGGAGTCAGTCGGTGAGCGTGCTGCCCGGCCTGGGGAATGGCGACTTCGGGGCGGGACGCGGCATCCTCACGGGCGCGGGCCCCTGGGCGATGACGACGGCGGACTTCGATGGAGATGGGAACCGGGATGTCTTCACCGTCAATACGAGCCTCGCGACGGGGTCCTCGACGCTGAGCTGGATGAAAGGCAACGGGATGGGCTCACTCACCCGGCTGGATTTCCCCCTGTCCTTCGCTGCGCTCACCGTCACCACGGCGGACTTCGATGGGGACGGTCACCTGGACGTGGTGATGCCCGCCTCGCTCGTCTCCGAGTTCTATATCTACTTTGGCGCGGGCGAGGGCTCGTTCCTCGCGGCGTTCCGGTATTCCGCCCAGAACGAGCCCAGGCATGTGGCCGCGGCGGACTTCAACAACGATGGCAGAGCGGACCTGTTGGTGACCAGCAAGGGAGATTCCTTCAACGAGCCCGCGGTGAGCGTGAGACTGGGACGCGGCGACGGCACGTTCGAGGCCGCGAAGGACTTCGACGTGCTGGGGGAGGTGGGTGAGCTGGCCGTGGCGGACTTCGACCAGGACGGGTGGTTGGACGTCGCCGTGACGAATACGGCCAAGAACAGGGTCAGCTTCCTGCGTGGCCTGGGCGATGGTTCGCTCTCGGCGAGACAAGACGTACTCCTGGACGGCGCGCCGCTGGGGCTCGCGGCTGGGAACTTCAGCGGCGGTGACAAGCTCGAGCTGATGGTGAGCCAGGAAGGCAGCGCATCCCTCACGATGCTGACGACGAGCTGCCTGCCCTGA
- a CDS encoding RluA family pseudouridine synthase — protein sequence MLLNDGYVYREKLGSRPGSSALAHLTDKYRHSSEEEWRARFARGEVRLDDVIADGSEPLRPGQWLCWHRPPWEEADTPQSFELVYEDAELVVVVKPSGLPTLPSGGFLKNTLLSFVQARWPEAVPMHRLGRATSGLVLFTRTRDAAARLASDWREGRVHKRYRALSQGLAAQESYDIRAPIGLVPHPRLGEVHGASARGKPSHSTARVLERRTEHTLFEVDIHTGRSEQIRIHLAFIGHPLVGDPLFAAGGLPLAEHPGLPGDGGYLLHAESLTFLHPRSGEHVQLQAPPPLELRVQDS from the coding sequence GTGCTGCTCAACGACGGCTATGTGTATCGCGAGAAGCTCGGGAGCCGACCGGGCAGCAGCGCGCTCGCCCATCTGACGGACAAGTATCGTCACTCCTCGGAGGAGGAGTGGCGGGCACGCTTCGCTCGGGGCGAGGTGCGACTCGACGACGTCATCGCCGACGGCTCGGAGCCGCTGAGGCCGGGGCAGTGGCTGTGCTGGCACCGCCCGCCGTGGGAAGAGGCGGACACTCCGCAGTCCTTCGAGCTCGTGTACGAGGACGCGGAGTTGGTCGTCGTGGTGAAGCCGAGCGGACTGCCGACCCTGCCCTCGGGAGGCTTCCTGAAGAACACCCTGCTCTCCTTCGTCCAGGCACGATGGCCCGAGGCGGTTCCCATGCACCGCCTGGGACGCGCGACGTCGGGCCTCGTGCTCTTTACCCGCACCCGCGACGCAGCCGCGCGCCTGGCGAGCGATTGGCGCGAGGGCCGCGTGCACAAGCGCTACCGCGCACTCTCCCAGGGACTCGCCGCCCAGGAGTCCTACGACATCCGCGCGCCCATCGGGTTGGTGCCCCATCCGCGGCTGGGCGAAGTCCATGGTGCCAGTGCGCGGGGAAAGCCCTCACACAGCACGGCCCGGGTGCTGGAGCGGCGCACCGAGCACACCCTCTTCGAGGTAGACATCCACACGGGGCGCTCCGAGCAGATCCGCATCCACCTCGCCTTCATCGGCCACCCGCTCGTGGGGGACCCGCTCTTCGCCGCGGGCGGCCTGCCGCTGGCGGAGCACCCCGGCCTGCCCGGAGACGGCGGCTACCTGCTGCACGCGGAGTCGCTCACCTTCCTGCATCCGCGCTCGGGCGAGCACGTTCAGCTTCAGGCGCCCCCCCCGCTCGAGCTCCGCGTCCAGGACTCCTAG